GATGTTACAGACCGGATAAATACCAGCGATTCCGCCCACGGATTGCGGATGCTCGACTGCCCAGCTGTAAAGCATCAGTCCGCCGCGGCTGCGTGCCAGCAGGCATGGCTTCTTGCGAAAGCCACGTTTCTTCACCAGATAATCATAGAAGGCCGTGTAGATCTTTCGACCCTGTGGACTGCCAAAAGATTCGCCAACGTCGATACCCGCGATGGCGATGCCTTTCGCGAGAAAATGTTTGAACATCCAAACCTCAGATTTGGCCGGTAGCCCGCTAAGAGTGGGAGCGTACCAAATCCATGGAATGTTAGCGTCTGCATTTGGTGGTAGAATAACGAATGCGTCGTGCTCATCAAGCTTGAAGGACTCACCCGGCAGTGGCAGAGACTTGTTGCCTTCTGAAATTACGGGTTCTGCGGCGGTCGCCACCGTGAAACTGAACAGGCTTAGAAAAACAAGACAGAATCGATTCATCATCGCTTACTCAATCCCATTATTGGTTACATCTCAGGCGAATATTTCTGTCACTGGTTTGCCGTGTCCGTCCTTTGTCGCAAAGAAGGGACGTTTCTCGACGTCGTAAGCCGTTTTCGGGCTGACGCCCATCGCGGTGAAGATCGTGGCATGTAAGTCTTCAACGGACACCGGGTTTTCGACCGCAAGCAGAGGCCGCTCATCGGCCGTCTTACCGTAGAGAAAGCCCTTTTTGACGCCGCCACCAAACAGGGCGACGCTTGTGCCGCCAGTGAAATGACGGTGCAGACCATAATGTTTCATCTCTGCTAGTTTCTCGGTCTTGGCGCGTGACTGATCTTTCGCGTTAGAGCCCGGGACTCCCTCAATCATCATGTCGCGACTGAACTCGCTGGCAATGATAACAAGGGTACGATCGAGCAGGCCTTTTGCTTCGAGATCGAGAACGAGCTGTGCGATCGGTCGGTCAATCTCCTGCTTGAGACGTTTCACAGTGGTGTGACCATTCTCGTGCGTATCCCAATGGATAAAGGGGATGTATTCGGTGGTCACTTCGACAAATCGAGCCCCTGACTCAACCAAACGGCGCGCCAGAAGACAACCCCGTCCAAATCGGCCTGTGTCGTAAATCTCTCGAGACTCCATTGGCTCCAGAGTCAGATCGAAGGCGTGCTTTTCCTTTGACTGCAACAAACGATGCGCCGCGTCCATCGAACGCAGCATCGATTCCTGCTGGTAATCGCTCATCCATTCACGATTTGGGTTTTTGTCGATCAACTGACGATAATGCCGGTAACGATTGGCGAACCGTCCGGGCTCCATTCCCTTCGGCGGTTGGACAGAGCGAACGGCGTCTTTCGGGTAGGGTAGATTCATCGGGCCGTATTCCGTACCAAAGAAACCGGCGGTAGTGAAAGCTTTGAGTTCTTCCTTTTCCCCGACTCCTTCAAGCCGCTGGCCAATATTAATGAACGGCGGGACAACCGGATTTTTCGGTCCAAGCACCTTCGCCATCCAGGCTCCGATGTGCGGAGCAGCGACCGTGAGCGGCGGGACATAGCCGGTGTGCCAATGATACTGGTGGCGGGAATGCAGAATGTGACCAAGATCCGGTTGTACTGCGGAGCGGATCAGTGTGCCTCGATCCATAACTTTGGCAATCTGCTCCATGCCTTTTGTAATTTTGATATTGTCGACTGCAGTATCAATCGCCGGAAATGTGCTTAGAATTTTTTCCACTTCAAGCCCTTTTTCAAAAGGCAGATAGCGTTTCGGATCAAATGTATCTGGGGCGGCCATACCTCCGGCAAGCCAGATGAGAATGCAGGAATCGGCCTTGGCAGACGGTTGTTTTACCGCTTCGGAATTGGCCCAGGCGCGAGGGGCTCCCATTGCTAGTGCACCAAGAGATGCCGCGCTTAGTTTTTTGAGCAGGTCACGGCGGGAAATTTTTTCTT
The Gimesia aquarii DNA segment above includes these coding regions:
- a CDS encoding alpha/beta hydrolase family protein, giving the protein MMNRFCLVFLSLFSFTVATAAEPVISEGNKSLPLPGESFKLDEHDAFVILPPNADANIPWIWYAPTLSGLPAKSEVWMFKHFLAKGIAIAGIDVGESFGSPQGRKIYTAFYDYLVKKRGFRKKPCLLARSRGGLMLYSWAVEHPQSVGGIAGIYPVCNIKSYPGIARAAGAYGLTPAQFELELSKYNPIDRLKPLANARVPLFHIHGDNDKVVPLEANSAELASRYKVFGGPVEIEVVTGQGHNMWKGWFESQRLTDFATACALGHPLEKRKAAARLER
- a CDS encoding DUF1501 domain-containing protein — encoded protein: MMTLEEKISRRDLLKKLSAASLGALAMGAPRAWANSEAVKQPSAKADSCILIWLAGGMAAPDTFDPKRYLPFEKGLEVEKILSTFPAIDTAVDNIKITKGMEQIAKVMDRGTLIRSAVQPDLGHILHSRHQYHWHTGYVPPLTVAAPHIGAWMAKVLGPKNPVVPPFINIGQRLEGVGEKEELKAFTTAGFFGTEYGPMNLPYPKDAVRSVQPPKGMEPGRFANRYRHYRQLIDKNPNREWMSDYQQESMLRSMDAAHRLLQSKEKHAFDLTLEPMESREIYDTGRFGRGCLLARRLVESGARFVEVTTEYIPFIHWDTHENGHTTVKRLKQEIDRPIAQLVLDLEAKGLLDRTLVIIASEFSRDMMIEGVPGSNAKDQSRAKTEKLAEMKHYGLHRHFTGGTSVALFGGGVKKGFLYGKTADERPLLAVENPVSVEDLHATIFTAMGVSPKTAYDVEKRPFFATKDGHGKPVTEIFA